One genomic region from Xenopus laevis strain J_2021 chromosome 2L, Xenopus_laevis_v10.1, whole genome shotgun sequence encodes:
- the htr1d.L gene encoding 5-hydroxytryptamine receptor 1D gives MTHYNTSFDQDLPIVSEGFNSSNNMIEQEESTLLGLKITLAVLLSIITLATLLSNVFVIITIVMTRKLHTPANYLIGSLAFTDLLVSILVMPISIAYTVTQTWTFGQIVCDIWLLSDITCCTASILHLCVIALDRYWAITDALEYTKHRTARRAAVMILVVWIISICISIPPLFWRQAKAYEELTVCTINTDQISYTIYSTCGAFYIPTVLLIMLYGKIYIAARSRILKPPSIYGKRFTTAHLITGSTGSSFCSVNANVHMEHPHTAETPVCINHIKIKLADSIIERKRLSAAREKKATKTLGIILGAFIVCWLPFFVVSLVLPICRDSCWFHPLLFDFFTWLGYLNSLINPVIYTVFNEDFKKAFQKLIRFNNAS, from the coding sequence ATGACACATTATAATACATCGTTTGATCAAGACCTTCCTATTGTATCAGAAGGGTTTAACTCCTCCAATAATATGATAGAACAGGAAGAATCGACACTGTTAGGGCTTAAGATCACTCTTGCTGTTCTTTTATCTATTATAACTTTAGCTACCCTTTTGTCAAATGTTTTTGTCATTATTACTATAGTTATGACTCGGAAGCTCCATACCCCTGCAAATTATCTAATTGGTTCCTTAGCGTTTACTGATCTATTAGTGTCCATCCTGGTAATGCCTATAAGCATCGCATACACTGTCACACAAACATGGACATTTGGTCAAATTGTATGTGACATATGGTTGCTCTCAGATATTACTTGCTGCACTGCATCAATATTGCATCTGTGTGTCATTGCTTTGGATAGATACTGGGCTATCACAGATGCACTGGAATATACAAAACATCGGACAGCTAGGAGGGCAGCTGTGATGATATTGGTGGTGTGGATTATTTCCATATGTATTTCCATACCCCCACTCTTTTGGAGGCAAGCAAAAGCTTACGAAGAACTTACAGTATGTACAATTAATACTGACCAGATCTCATACACCATATACTCCACATGTGGTGCATTTTATATTCCAACTGTGCTTCTAATTATGTTGTATGGGAAGATTTATATAGCAGCAAGATCGAGGATTCTAAAACCACCATCCATATATGGGAAAAGGTTTACCACAGCACATCTAATCACTGGATCAACTGGGTCTTCATTTTGTTCAGTCAATGCCAATGTTCATATGGAACATCCACATACTGCTGAAACACCTGTCTGTATTAATCACATCAAGATAAAGTTGGCTGATAGTATtatagaaagaaagagactgtCTGCAGCCAGAGAAAAGAAAGCCACCAAAACCCTTGGCATAATACTGGGGGCCTTTATAGTCTGCTGGTTACCATTTTTTGTTGTATCCCTGGTCTTGCCTATTTGCAGAGATTCCTGTTGGTTTCATCCACTACTGTTTGATTTCTTCACTTGGCTGGGATATCTAAACTCCCTTATTAACCCTGTCATATATACTGTTTTCAATGAAGATTTCAAAAAAGCATTTCAAAAACTCATTCGCTTCAACAATGCCTCTTAG